The genome window TTACCCCAGCTCACCACGTTGGACCTGCAGTGTTTAGAGCCCAACACTCAGGGTTCCTCTGTCTGCCAGGCTAGGCCTGgccctccccaccacccccattcCCACCACCAGCAAGCCCTCCAAAGGAAAGAGCCACTCCCTGAAGTCCAGGCCAGCCACAGTGGCCAGAGCTATGGTCTTCCGACATCCTGGCATAATGTcaaccctctcccctcacccctgggGAATGTTGAAAACAGGGGGGCTTCCTTGGAACTGGAGTCATTACTTGACCTCCAGAGCTTTGTAGGAGGGGGAGACCAGACAGCAATGCAGATGAAGCAGGAATACCAAAGTGGGAGGCCAGAGGGCCAGGGCTGTAACATGGCTCCTCCTGTAGACCCCAACCATGGTGCCTCATATGCCAACTTAGCCCAATGGTCTGCAAGCAACGGAACTAACATGGAGGCAATGAGACAGGAGGGCAATGGAAATGCCAACATTCAGGCCCTCAGAAATGTACAAAGCCCCTTATCAGCCAACGGGGGGGGACAAGACGGCTGCTATAACTATCTGAGCCCATGGCCAAGCCAGTATAACGAGTGACAGTGCAGATGTTTTGAAGTCTGAAGAAACACCCGTGGCAGCTCATTAAATGTAGGGGGAAGCTTTGACGTGTGACAATGAGTCACAAAGTGTGCTGGATTGTGGTGATACTTGTGAAATAGATCTGATATTCAGGGCAAAATGTTAGTCTACTGGTTATGTGTATTCTCTCTCGTCTCAGTCCACCTGAAGGGAACTTGTGTGCTGTTCGAATGCCTTTCTTTATGTtgatgttttttcttgttctacGGTATATGGGATTATAGATTTGGGTTTCACATTTGAAAGTTAAAGCTAAAAAATGACATATTGTTACAGTTTTGGCGTCCAGGACTCATGTGCACATGCTGTCTGTAagaatggcaaaaaaaaaacatgtttaaactCCCAAGAAGTTACTCACATTTCCATTGAGGAAGTATGGAAATGTCCAGTCAGTAGCACTGTTGTGTTCCTTAGTAATGGCTATGTCATATTAATCACATGTGCTGTCAGAATAATGGTGTGGAAAAGAAAACTGATGCACTAGTACCACTCAATACTTTTTCTCTCAATTGTATATAGctttaatattttaattaagATGTTTCAATGCTGATGGCTTCtgttttttaaatacaaaatactTTGTTAATAAAGAAAATATTTTATTCCACACAGGTTTGGAATTTTATTGAACAAATTATTTTGAGTTTGGTATACCTCAGAGTTTGTGGTTAGTGCTCATCAAACTAATATTTTAATAACCAACCATCCAATATTAATCAACAAATGTTATGTAAAATTGTTTCACTTTTTTAATATTATACATAGTAACATAAATAGCCATTAAAGAGTTGGGTATCAAACTGCTTTATTTCTCTACCCAACTGCACATTATGTACACATAGGTACTCTTAATTGTGTCAGGGGAAGCAATACCAATCACAAGCAGCGGATGTCAAAACGAAGAAGTCATTAATTTAACTTACAAGAAGGCAAAACAATAATTCCACACTGAGAAAATACAACAAAAGTACTTAGCTGCTCTAGTTTAACTTAAGACAAAGGCAAACTTATAAACTCTAGGCAAGAAGTTAATCCAAAATCAAAACAAAGACTCTGAAACCCACAAGGGAGATCTGCAAAGAAGAAACAGACTGTTTCCATGGAGAGAAAAATATGAACAGGTGGTAACAAGGTCATGTGATCGGCTACTATGtctccacacacagagagggagaggaggaaggcggCTGATTAGCCTGGAGTCATGACTAATTGGCTGTGAAACCTTGTGACTGGCAACAGCATAGGGTAAACTGCGAACGTTACAGGGACAAGTGAGATCACTTCCTGTAAACGTGACAGAAAGGGTTGTCCTGGGTCTTTCTGTTGCAAGGAATATGTTTACCTCTCCTTCACAGAGGAGTGATATGAAACCTTTCATGGTTTGAAGTTGTATCCATCCTCatttaagaaaaaaacatcaaCTTGAGCCTCCATCCTTTTTTGAGACTGAAGATTCAATTGAAAAAGGTGTCATTGTTTTCCCTAGTTGCATTTGTGGCATATTTGCCCAGTTGTGTACAGAGGTCCTTGGGACTCTTTTTGGCATGCAGATGTCATAGTATCCTTAAACACCTTCATGTAAGTAATTTGGGGAAACGAGAGGAGCAAGGGATTGTCTAGTTGAAAGTGAGGATGAACGCTTCTTGGAAGTCCTGTGGATTGTTGCATTATGAAGGAAACCCATTGGTCACCACTAGTACCGTTTCTGTTGGTCAAACACTGTTGCAACACTGGCAACACTGTGTTTAACCACAATACTTTCAAAATCACTAAGCTTGTCGAAATTCTTTTAGTTTCTGTCTTGTTCATTTCTTAGATTGAGTAAATATTAAaccacacaaaatacatttcttcATTTGTAATTATGATCAATGTCTTTTTTATGTAGGTATAACTGCTTCTATCTGTCAGTTCAGGAACACAGTCCTCTTAAGGACAAGTCATGCACTCCCAACCATACAAAGTAGGGTGTGCGTACTCGTGTAAGTTTAGTATCATCAAAGGAATGATCGAACCCTAAAATGGAGAACTGTTAACGCTATGTTATGTTATTGCCTAACATTTCCGACGTTGTTGGGCTGCACATCAAGGAACACAAATAAAGAATGAGGAACCTTCATTTGATCTGCTACCGGTAACACTTCTACGTTGTTACTGGAATGTGCATTGTAAAAACATTTTGCCTCTCATTGATTGGTTTGGCTTCTGTCTGTGCTCTGTACCCCTACTCTAACTGATTCATCTAATCAATAACTTGGAAGGAATGGCAGACATGTTTAATCTAGATTACTGCATGTGAACTGTAAATGAAAACCGAATGGATTTCAGCTGATTTAATAGATCAAGATATGTGACGCAACACAAGATTTCAACTTCATTGGCAACTCAACCTGCAATGTTTACAGGATGATAGTGCAAGGCACCATGTCAGCTTTTCAGTCttatctagtttttgttttCCAAATTTGCATCTTGTTTCTTTTCCCCTCAGCATAATTCAGATGATAAAATATCATGTATCTAGTTCTTTACCATTGTACACAAATACAGGATGTATGTGGAAATCAAAACCTAGAAGGGCAAAAGGTGCTTTTTTGCTTGTTACGAACTAAATGATTTGTCTTGCATGTCTTTCAGACTACGTCATTACCAATGAAGACAGGACGTCACGTGATTACGATATTTGTTTTCATTATTATCAGGACAGTGTGAAATGCAATAGAAAAACGTTgtttccttcctttctctccagtGAACCACTACCACGGAGGTGCATGGTAGGACTGAGGTACACCATACCTACACTTTATCAGCATGCTTGTGTGCTTTTGGTTTGGGAAGATCCCCCCTGAAGGCTCAATTTACGATCAACAACCATCAAATCCCCTAACCACAGAGTTTGCAAGACAGACTTGCAGTTCAGTGTCTGCCATCCAAAATTGTCTTTTAACCTTTTGGTCCCTTTCTTGATGTCATGACCCTGAAATTCAAAAGTGTATTTGTTGTATGAAATAGGACATTGTATTGTGCAGACGTAtgagtgcatgtgagtgtgtctattcatagtatgtgtgtatgagggtaTGTGTACAGATAGGTTTGACTTGTTGTGTGATATTTGTCATTTGGAAGGGTCATATAATTGGGTATGGACAGCAAAGAGTcttcagcttgtgtgtgtgtgtctgtgtgcatgcagtTATcagtgtgtgcgcttgtgtaaCCTTATCCTGGAACACAGATAGACCTGCTCTGCTGCTTACTTCCAGTAAcgctcctcctcttctgcattgccctcccctttccttcctcctttgTCCTCTCAACCCCTTTCCCTGCTGCTGTCTGATGAATTTCAGACTGAGGTGTACAGAAACGTTTACTAAGGTTGACCTAACTCAAGTACTCACCCATTCAATTGAGTGACATGTTCCTTTACTTTAAATCAATAAAATCATGGCTCACTTTACTATTTTAACACAGCAGAGACAAGTTTAGTGTGGTCACTTTTCAATCGTTTTTCCTGAAGATTCTGCACTCGAGCATCTGGTCACACATAAAAAGCACAaacattctctttctctatttgcAACAATTCCGATTTTTTTCCTACGGTATAGTCATCTACTCATTTCATTGGATATACAATAATTCTGCAAATCATTGCATCCCCCTCCAAAAAGCTGACATTCAACCCACTGTAATTGGTGAGGAGGACATTTACACAAATGTTTTTCCATTGAGAAACTTCCTGCAACATAATTATATATATTGTCACCTTGTGTGAAGCTGAAATAATACCTCTTTCTAGCCTTAACTCAAATTTCACTGTAGGGGAAAACCCCTTACTCTCCACTGTAACTATTTCATTCGCTCTGTGAGTTCATACTGTACGGTATGTCCTTCTAAATGTTATGAATAGACCATGTGGAAAACTGGTTTCAGTATGGTTTTGCATTCCCTCATTTGTTTCTTCTGTCTTTGATGCAACTTTACAGTGTTAAGCTATCCTTTATGCCTTTGAGTTGTAAAATTCTGTTCAGTTGGTTGAATTGTACACAATGCACACGTTGCAAATCATACTAACATATTGCACTGGTCAAATTATCTGGTCACATATGATGAAACGATGAACGTCGATCTGCAAATAAATCCACATCAGATTGTAGTAACCATTGAAGACAACTGATATTAAAGATTATTTGTAAATTAAAGTAaaatattatgtaaatgataaTTGTATAGGCTTAACCACTCAACTGGTACTCAACTCATGCATTTCACTTCCTTATTTGACAAGCTGGCATGCAAAACCATGTCGATATgtgtcaaataacaaacacacacacacgcacaaacaaacaaacagaaagcaAGAGTACAGAGGGGAACTAGTTTATGTGAAAAGTCCTAAAAGCAGCCATGTTGCATAGCAAAAGAACCTGACATTGAAGCACGGGACCATGGGAATTTCTTTAGGTAAAAGGAATGTAAAAGTTTTTACCCATGAAACCATATTGAAAGTCGTAACATTGAAGTGTAAAGAGAGACTAGTGTATCAGTGTTACTGAAGATAAACAAAGACATTTACTTTCCCTCATGGGAGGCCAGTTTAGTTACTGTAATACAAAGAAGGATACTTTTCTGACCTAACCACAACTGTATTTAGCTGAGAGTGTATATGAGAGCGGTCTCTGTATGTAACCcttaaaattatattttcatGATATTGTCCTATCTGCTGTCGTACTGTTGCATTCTTTTAAATCTGTGCTCACAAATTTGTAGCAGGGAGATGGGGCACAAGAGCAGGGACTGAGGGTGTTGCAGGTTGGGGGAGTGGGTGGATAGTGTGGCTTCACAGCTTAAATGTCACTGTGAGACCCCAAATACCACGCCAATCATCAGCAACACTAcacctcctccccacacacacttgtcatgAAAGCACAATTCTTGATTCCCACGTCTCATTTGGAATCTGAACATTTAAATGCTTGCCGTCTGCTGCGAAATATACCTCAAACTGTATGGTGACATCAACTCCACATACTACAATCCCACCCTCTACTAACACTGTGAGAGCGTGCCTCGtctacacccacccacccacaccgtGACATCACACTGCCTCTACAACTGCATCACTCTTCACGCTACTGTACAAACGAGCTGTCCCTATGGTTAGTGCGACAGCCACTCCTCTCAGAACCCCGAGCGAATGTCACCCGCCCACACATCATCTTGCAGCGGCATGCCTCATTTCTTGTTTTGAGCACAAAACAAGGGTCCTACACCTATGACATACATGACCAAATGTGTCGGTGCTGCTGTAGAAACACAACACGTCATCTCACTTTTATAAACAGATTAGTTCATGATTGATTCTCTTATCTAAATGAGCACATTCCTGATTCTATTGAACTGAGAACTGAGTTTTTTCATTTCACCATTTTACAAACATAACTCAATTCCATAAGTTGATTTCAGTAATAAGGTTTATTTTTTAGAGAGGCAGCCTAGGTAAACTGGTTGCTGATCACCCCACTTAAAGGCCGGTATGCTGCCCGTTCTACATTTTCAACACAGTTGAAGTGTTGCATTTTCTGCAATACAAACGAGATAAACCAATGTTTTCGAATTTAACCTGGGGGAACTTACAGCTTTTATTCAATTCctgccatagtaaattccttgtctacAATAGTAAATTCCTTATTTGTGCAATTACTTGGCGAATAAAGCTTATAGGCGATTCTGAATCTTTGAATATTCTTAGTTAAATTGATCTTTATTTACTGTCGTATACTTTACGTGTGATATAGAGCTATATCAAATGTTATCAGACTTCGTCTTTTGTACATATGCAGCCTAAATCATCAGCAAAGATCCAACTTCAACTAAACAAATATCAACGTGTATTGTACCAGGTCGCCCTCTTTTGGCCAAAGGAGAAGGACGCACAAAAAGACTAAGCAAATCGAAATAGAGATTGTTAACGACACAATTTCTTATTTAATCCATTATTAAAAAACTTCTATAAAAAGACAAGCAATACAACAAATCaacaaacattttcaaaatactgaccttttatattttattaacaTAACCAATAGCGTTTTTTTCTGGCTGCGTTTGGTGAGGTCTGTAACGTCAGGCACTCCTGCTACTGACTTCGGTACAATACAGTAGCTAAAATTTCTTcgacacaaacaacaacaacatggcaTCGCAGCCTCCTCCCAAACCATGGGAAAGGCGGATTCCAGGAGCTATGGGTGCCCCAGTAAATTATCGGTAAAAACAAATCTAATATGTGCAGCTAATGTTACTTCACAGTCACAAGTACTACTAGTGCTGGAGCTAAACCTGTTAAGAGCTACAGTAACGTTCGTTTTATCCACTTCTTTACTGTCAATGTGTTGTGACTAGCATACACTAGTGCTAGCAATTAGCCACACACCTaattatttagctagctaggctagctaagtCGTTCCTTTTGCTACGTAAGGCGTCCTTTAAACTTAAGATAAGGGTATATGTTAGATGAATTATCGCCTGTTATATTGCTATCATGCTAACGTCAATCCAGCAACAAGCAACGTTACTTTTATAAGGTGAACTAAAGGTGAACTAAGTGACGAAGGCCTAACTACCAAGCTGCCACAGCTAGCTACCTGTCAGTTTCAGTTAGTTAcactacagtaggctacagggTTAGATTTTGGCAGTGGTGATTCTAGCTAATGCAGCAGCTAGCAGACACATTTGAGGCTATTTCACGCACACAATTGACTTTCCCACACCAGTCATAACACTTATTTACCAGTCATCTCTCTTTCTAATGATCAGGTCAGCAGAATTTGGTCCAGCTGGTCCTTCCACCTTATCAGGACCACCGATTTTGACCCGTATGACTCCACCACTTCCCCCTCGCCCCGTCCAGCAATCCTACCGTCCTGCCTTCAACTCCATCCCGTCTTCCTACAGTCCGTATGGAAGCTCCATGTATCCGGGATACAGCCCTTACAGCTACAGCGGTGGCTATGGCCTTGGCGGCTACAACCGCTTACCCCCATCAGAGGACGTGGCTCCCAGCCGCTTTGTGCAGCAGGCTGAGGAAAGCAGCCGCGGGGCCTTCCAGTCCATCCAAAGCATCGTCCAGGCCTTTTCCTCCGTGAGCATGATGCTGGACGCCACCTTCTCCGCCGTCTATAACAGTTTCCGGGCGGTGTTGGACGTAGCCAACCACTTCACACGACTGCGGGTGCACTTCACCCATGTCTTCTCTGCGTTTGCACTGGTACGCACTTTGAGATACCTCTACCGACGCATGCAGAGGCTCCTCGGGCTGAGGCAGGATGCTGAGGTTGAGGACTTGTGGGCAGACAGTGCAGGAGATGTGCTGGCGACCACTACTGCGAGAGGGGTTGGAGCCGGAATAGATGACCCCAGAGGCACGGTCAAATCCTGGCCCATCTTCCTGTTTCTGGCGGTCGTCCTCGGAGGGCCGTATTTGATTTGGAAGCTGCTGAGCTCCACCCAGGAGACGGAAGACACTGGTGAGCCCACACGTCTTTTTAGCTTTCATGTATGGATTTGGGATGTGGGAGCATGGTTACACAATATGTTAGATAAGATTCACGGTATATTGCACAGTGATCATGAACAGTGTTCCTTGAATAGGAGTAAGGCATACTTGAGCAGTAGATAAGGAGTCAATAGGTCAATATCTAACTACAAAAATAATCAATCAGGTGACTGCTTTTATCTTTTTATCTTTCCATGCAGCTATCAACTGGGCCAATGGGGAGGATGACCATGTGGTGGCCAAGGCCGAGTACGACTTTACAGCCGCGTCTGAGGAGGAGGTCTCTATGCAAGCTGGAGATATGCTCAATCTTGCCCCAAAAGGTGAGACTACCATCCAACCAGCACTTAACAACTTTTTGTCAAGGCCTGGGACAGTACACACTTACCTGTCCTTTATTGCCATATTTGTGTTATTTGTCCAATAGAAAGCCGGATTCCACTGTAGGGTAGTCAGACCTGACATCTGGCAAactatcacatttacatttagtgatttagcagacgctcttatccagagcgacttacagtaagtacagggacattctcccgaggcaagtagggtgaagtgccttgcccagggacacaacagaATTTTGCACGGCtggaaatcgaaccggcaaccttgtgattggtagcccgattccctaaccgctcagccatctgacccctatcAGTGTGGTATGTACAAAAGAATGAAAGTTAAATGAATCTGAGTTCATGTTCTTCTGTCCTCTTTGCAGAGCTACAGCCCAGGGTACGTGGCTGGCTGCTGGCCAGCGTGGATGGCCAGACCACGGGCCTCGTCCCAGCCAACTATGTAAAGGTTCTTGGTAAGAGGAGAGGGCGTAAGCACGCTGAGCAAGATGGGCTGACCCAGGCTCAGCAAAGCAACCCAGAGGGCCTTCAAAACCATCAACCTGCTCTGGCAACTTGCCCAGGGCCAACTTCAGTCCCAAACTTCACCCCGGTTCTATACCCCGGCTCAGCCAGCACCCAGGGTAGCTCAGAGGAGCTGCTGGAGTCAGTGtacagagaaacagaaatacCCCTCAACACAGGAGCACCTTACTCTAGTATAGCCTCAAGCACTGTGCTGACTATACCAGAGAGAATTGACCTGTGATAATGTaaatgtctatgtgtgtttgtttaggttCTACAAAAAGTGAAGTCAAATTCTCAAGTATCCATTTTTGTCCGAATTGTTGTAATCTCAGTAAGATTCAACTGTGTCTCTTAGCACAGTTATACTGTGTAATTACAGGTTATTTTCAGAATTCATTAATATGTTTCCATAGATTGATGCTGATATTGGGGTTCATCAGATTGGACACCTGAAAACCGTTCTGCTTTCTGTTGATTTGTGGTTGATGAATTCTCATTAACATGGCAGTCTGGGTTCCACATTCACAATTTAGGCTTGTTAATGTGATACACGTTCTTAATCATGTGATATATTTAATTATCAGAAATTAGTTTTACAAAATGTTCATTGATACAGAAAGGTGCACTGGTGGTCTGTTAGCAGTTCTCAAACAGCCAGAATGGTCCTGAGAATAAACTTTATGCCTGATGTGTTGTTGCAGCCACTTCAATAAATTACAAAGTTTAAAATCAGACACAGACAACCCTGTTCCAATCATGAATTGGTTCTTAGAGATAATGTTATGTTCAAATGTTGGTAAAATGGTATGTGTAGCCAATGGTTACATGTTTAGAAGGATGGTGTGGATGGAAAAATGTGTATGATGTTGGATCATTTTCAGAATCAAGACCTGTTTGGGCCTGTAATTAAAACTTTGTAATTAAGTTGTATTAGTATATACGTTTTTTGCTGTTGCATGATACTAAAGCCCAGTCATTTTGATTATGATCATTCACAATGCATTCACCCCCTGCTGTCTAATAAGAGTGTaatatgtaaatataatgtATTGTA of Hypomesus transpacificus isolate Combined female chromosome 11, fHypTra1, whole genome shotgun sequence contains these proteins:
- the pex13 gene encoding peroxisome biogenesis factor 13, producing MASQPPPKPWERRIPGAMGAPVNYRSAEFGPAGPSTLSGPPILTRMTPPLPPRPVQQSYRPAFNSIPSSYSPYGSSMYPGYSPYSYSGGYGLGGYNRLPPSEDVAPSRFVQQAEESSRGAFQSIQSIVQAFSSVSMMLDATFSAVYNSFRAVLDVANHFTRLRVHFTHVFSAFALVRTLRYLYRRMQRLLGLRQDAEVEDLWADSAGDVLATTTARGVGAGIDDPRGTVKSWPIFLFLAVVLGGPYLIWKLLSSTQETEDTAINWANGEDDHVVAKAEYDFTAASEEEVSMQAGDMLNLAPKELQPRVRGWLLASVDGQTTGLVPANYVKVLGKRRGRKHAEQDGLTQAQQSNPEGLQNHQPALATCPGPTSVPNFTPVLYPGSASTQGSSEELLESVYRETEIPLNTGAPYSSIASSTVLTIPERIDL